In Primulina huaijiensis isolate GDHJ02 unplaced genomic scaffold, ASM1229523v2 scaffold207752, whole genome shotgun sequence, a genomic segment contains:
- the LOC140966706 gene encoding E3 ubiquitin-protein ligase RHF2A-like has protein sequence MTVGEDSAPVIARSSSAQADQFLTSASSAGADQQGTFLTNRRSPAQTSQTSSQDRAGSSDFQSFSESVKTRVGAWSMKCKESITKSTRGWKEKLFNRNSSIPEPSHEVHREVDQVIAPVSRLMDHLEISEVARTNIATVSNSTLDSSSSGPTEQRHIAEMGGSSSLNEDNSQAPCAASASN, from the exons ATGACTGTAGGAGAAGACTCTGCACCGGTCATTGCACGATCCTCATCTGCCCAAGCTGACCAGTTTTTGACTTCAGCGTCAAGTGCAGGTGCAGATCAGCAGGGAACATTCTTGACCAATAG AAGGTCTCCTGCCCAGACTTCTCAAACTAGCAGTCAAGATAGAGCTGGATCATCAGATTTTCAGTCTTTTTCAGAGTCTGTAAAAACCCGTGTTGGTGCATGGTCAATGAA ATGCAAGGAGTCAATTACTAAGAGCACGAGAGGTTGGAAGGAGAAACTGTTCAATCGCAACAGTTCAATTCCCGAACCCAGCCATGAAGTTCATAGAGAGGTTGACCAAGTTATTGCTCCCGTTTCTCGACTGATGGATCATCTTGAAATATCGGAAGTCGCTAGAACCAACATAGCCACTGTATCAAACAGTACTTTGGATAGCTCAAGTTCAGGTCCTACCGAACAGCGGCATATCGCAGAGATGGGTGGCAGCTCTTCGTTGAACGAGGATAACTCGCAGGCTCCATGTGCTGCTAGTGCATCAAACTAA